The Primulina eburnea isolate SZY01 unplaced genomic scaffold, ASM2296580v1 ctg739_ERROPOS11973397, whole genome shotgun sequence sequence GCACTTTAACCTTAGAGAGACCAAATCAATTAGAAACCAATATAATGGATCAGTATGGCGAATGGGAAAGTCATGGCTGAAAACAGAAGCATTCATTCATGTACATATCATGTGTCAGATCCAGTAATTAAGCATCTCAATGCAGCATAACTTACGCTGTTTTGATGCTTTCAGATGCCTCAGAAGAATTTGGGTCACCTTCCAACAGATAAATCATCTTCTTCAACCCACACctctttcaaaaatcaaacaAATTTATGAGAGAAATGATAGAGATAATGATGATCAATCATCCAGTAGTCAGAGTTAGGTTAGAACATCTCGACTATAGTTGTTTAAAGGAGACAGAAAACCCTTTTTAGGAATATCTACTCACCCTCACTAAATTGAAGGCTGCTAACTTCCCTAACATAATAAGAGGGATTAATGATACATCAAAATCGGAAAAAGAAATGCTAACCAAAAATGATAATATGGATATATCCAATTTATGTCAACACAAGCATATAACCAACCGTACACGAAAACAGCATTACATCCTTCAGTAATCATTTAGCCTTATAAGCTGATTATTGTATCTCTTCCAAATTGGAAAATGTTTGAACACAAAGGTGCATTTTAAATGAAATTCAAGCTGAGGCAGTATTAACTGGTTTATATCGTACCACAAAAAGCATAACTGGAATCAAATGTGGATCGAGGTCCCAAAAACAAGGCAACTTCCACCAAAAACAGGTGAGTGACGTAATAAGATTACAATAAATCAATTAAGAAGGTTACAAACCTAAAGCTCCTCAACTTCTATATTTCTCTCATACTGGAGCATTCAACAAGAGCACAGAACATgtaaactcaaaaggattaaaAAATATACCAACAGTCGCAGTTTCTGATCTTTATATCTGTTATCCCTGATTGAGTGGCGCAAATCATCCACCTTCTTCCTTTCAACGATAAAGTCAAGAACATATTCAGTGTGAAAATACTTGTGGTGGGCTACCCAAATGCAATCACCAACAGGCAATCTTCTAATCTGTTGAAAGGTCAAAAAATTAGATCCCAAAGTTCTTTCAGCTCTTTCCGATGCTAACAAGGGATTCACGTACCCATGTCAATCAAGGTGAAAACAATGAGATTTTAACCAAAAGCTACTAGCTATGGCAGCAAGAATTTTTATCAAAGAGAACTAGTTCGCTCACTTGGCGACCCTGCTGCTCAGGGGAGATGTATGAAAAAAATAGCTAGGAAGAAAGAATCATGTTGCTGACCTCTATTTTAATCTGAAATTGGGAACATATGCCATCAATAATTTTTCTTGAACGAGACCTGTAAATATCgggaaaaataatcatattccgACAGGTGGTATCTTCATAAATCAGAGATGATATAGAACCATTCAAAGAAATAGTTTATGTGATGTGACAAAGAAAACTGCAGCTGAATATTTGCACTACATATTATTTGCAGGGGGAAAAAAAGAATATCCTGAAATTTGTCCTCATCACAAAATTGAGTGATCGAAGCATTAAAACATCAGACTGTAAAATGTAGTTCAATTTATAGTTACAAAGAAACAGCATTATAAGGTGGCTTTTGGTTAGGCTTTCAACCTTACTCAACTCAAAAGTTTTGAGAAAAAATTTTCAAGTCATTTTAAGATTATGCTTCACATTAAGTTGAAAATATATAATGTAATACTTATGTAAAAAAGGTAAATTAATATAACGAGTGGTATAAACATTAGACGGTAAGTTAAAAAAATGATTATGTAATTATTATGCTTTGGATAGTTGATTTGAAATGTGAAATAATGAGTagaataaaaattttgaaaaaagttAGTTGAACGATAATGTTAGAGGTTTCATCCAAAAAAATTTCGACTCAAGAGACCAAATAAATGCCCCCTCCCCTATACATTAACTTGATCATTGCCAATGCATTTTTCATCTTTACTTTTTCAGAAAAATTTATGGAGTCAGACGGCAGATTTAAGTTATGACTAGATAGGAGATGGTGATAAGTGAACGAAAACTTGTACAATCATTTTCAGgaatcccatttccattcaatgTTTACGACTAAGTGAAAGTTCTCAGTCAAACTTCAGACAGAGTTATAAGAATTTTCCACCTGATACTGCCACCATGAATTTCACTGGAAAATCGCCCACCAATTTAAAACCGAATAGAGCTATAATACCGAACAAATTACAGTCTTCATGAATGTGGTACAATAACTAGACATATTCTGGGGgtcaagttttagctttatttttcttaaaaaaatcacCGAAAATATGTTAGGAGAAGCAAGTacgaaaaattaaataaatgcccAACATGGTTTTAGAAGAAATCCACAGGTATAAGTTCTTGTAAACACAAGTACACAAATATCTGGTTATAACTGTATAAAAAGAACAACTGATTACAAGGTCCAAGCTACAAAGTTTACAAGTTATGCTCAATCTTAACAggataaaaaagtaaaaaatctCCTTTCATTACCATAAAACCATATTAAATACCAAGATAGGGTTTGTCGCGGGACTCACCCTTGTGTGGCAAATTGCTCACGGTTATCTAATATCAAGACCACTTCATAAACATCCCCAAATTTCTCTCCAAGTGTCAAAGGTGGCACTGCCAAGGTGTTTGACTTAGATTCTAATTCTTGAACGCTAAGCTTGTTCATTGCATGATCCTGAATCCTCCGAGAGAGAAAAATCATGAACAAATATCCAACACATTGAAAAGAATTTACAAAACACCAAACTCAATAACACAAATTATTGCATCAGGAAATTTTCTACATTCCAAGCACTCAATCTAGCAACTTTATATGGTGATGTACGATTATGAATAAAAACCAGAGTCATAAACATATGATACCATTACAAATTTTTCAGTGTGGATAGTAATGGCACGACGGAACACTAAATATATTAATCAGAAAAGAGGTTAGATGTGGTGATTGTACAAGTCCGAAAAAATCTAGAATGGACAAACATTCAAATACATAGATGATGGCCTGATAAAACTTTACCATACACTCAATTCTTGGTCGAGGCAGGTTAGGAAATGTGGGGGATTGGTCTACGAAAATgtaatttttctttgttttatgATTAGATAGCTTGATACACGAAGGAAGAGAAAATAGAGAATAAATGGATGTACATAAAGTGAGAAAAATATACGACATCATGTTCATTTAATGTTCTCTTACATCAGTCACCATTATAAGTTTCTTCAAGTCTTGTTGCTATTGGCCTGACTACCTGCTCCATTTTCACAAGGGAGAAAAGGTTCAAACAGAGTGATCATATTTTCACTCCACTTCTCCATTATTAATCCTCTCACCCCTTTCTTAGCAAACAAATTACCACATCCTTTTTACCTATATACCTTCACACTCCATACTGGCCATGCAAATTTGAAAATCATAGTTCAAACTAAATTAATGCTTACTGTTGATGAACAAGCTTTCATAGTATAAGAGTTACGCCCGAGATCATGAACAATCGATGACTTCTGATTACTAGATGTAGAAATTGTACGTGTTTCTACATTCTCACTTGCACAAAATCCTGCTCGACCtgcaataaaaaaaatccaCTATTGGGTCACAACAAAAAATAGATATTGCCATGAAAAGGTCTTTAGAGCATTAATCACCAATGTCTTCGTTTTGAGAATAACAAGGCAATGAGAATTCTACCAACTTTATGATGGCTTGAGGGTAATGCATCAGAATAATGATCAATATATTTTAGCGAAAGATTCAGATATCAAACCATAAATTTCGTCTTCTCGAAGGCGACAAAGAACAGATGGCCATAGTGAGGAGATCTCCTTTGTTTGGGATGTTTCTGTAACTTCAGAATAAGCTCGGATAATTTGTTGCTGAGAAAATCCCATGCCAAGAAACTGCTATAAAAAGAACATGAATCATGTAAAAGCACGAATACATGAAAGAAAAGACACGAAAATGCACATAACACACGAAAATGCACATAACACGGCAAATCCAAAACATGCCTACTTGTAATAATACACACACATGACTAATACATCATTAAGGACTGAAACTGCTGGAAAAGTTACCAACAACCAAAAACTTGCCAAACTTACATCTTAAACACAAACCTTCTCTAGATATTCAGGTGGAACATGCAATATCTTCTGTTTCTTCAAATTGGTTGATGGCTGCACCATTTTTTCACTTGAAGCAACAATATCACACTCTGAAGCTGGCAAGTCTTCAACTCTCAACAAATCACCCGGGTTTAGATTTGAATGTTGTTCCAAACTATGCAAACTTTTATTAGGATCAGTGAGTCCAGATCTTAAAAGGCATTCGCGTGCAACTTCCTTCCCTTCTTCTGTCAACATATACCTGAATTTGTTGTCAGAAGAAATACTCTACTGTTGCAACAACATTATCTTTAGAAAATGAATACACATACTATTTAAATCCTATAGAAATCTgtttttattgaaaaaaataCTGAGCATGAAACTAGATGTGCTACTACCTCCACTCGTCGCACACTTTATAAATTTATCTTAAAAAGTATAATCAGATTCGGCGTAaactttgtttatttttttatatcaacCATGCAAAAATCAGATACCATTCAAATGTTTTACATCATCAAATCTAATTTGAGGCTACAATTAGCAAATATGGCAAAGAAGTTATAAAGTGAGACAACATGAAGCTTATTAAATCTTTTTGGTATAAAATTTATAAGGCATCTCTGCCAGTCAAGATTTAATATGGTAGTGTAACTATAACTCCTTTCCTCCATTTTCCTCATATCCACTCtacaacaaaacaaaacaacctATACGGTACAGTCCTGAAGTGGTGATTATCCTAAAGGGGAATTTAAAAGCAATTAAGCATACTTGGCCGGGCAGCTCGACTTGACCACAAGCCCTCTAGTTATTAACGTCTTCATGCAACTCCATCCGCTGTACCAGTCCCTTGGTGAGCTTCCAAAATGTCCCCCTTTCCCTTTTGCTTTTTCAGGCCTAGAGGCATGAAAGAACATCAAACAAATCAAACTAACCTGATACCAGGTTCATTTAGAATAAAAACAGCTAAATTACGCTATAGGCACACGAGACAATCCACTTGTTTCTGCTGCATCAATAAGCTCTTTCTTACGCATAAATTCAGCATCATTTTCAGTCCCCCtaataacataaacataaattaatgaaataatataatGATGATTGATGCAATAATAATACAAGTGATAGAACAAAGAAATAATAATACAATTCGAAGACAATAAGGTAAAATTCATAAGAACTAAAAGAAATGTTAAAATTGAAACTCGAACAATTTACCTGTAAAGTGAAATGAGCAGAGCATAGGCAACTGAATTCTTTTGGGGCACATATCGCCTAGGACCCTTATTTTTATTTCCTATAATCATTAACATTTGAATTATAGATAAGAATGCATAAGAAAATTTCTACACTGGAATCACCATGATCAACTAATCAACTTTTTGTGTCTGTGTGTCTGAAGTTACCCCTTATGTTCAAGTCATCACCAGCAGGATCGGAATCTGCCTCAAAAAAACCTTTCATTTGCTTCAAAATCCATTTACCTACACCCCTACAATAGCATTCAAAGGAAgtcatttttatcattttttaatACGCACTGAATGTAATTGTGTGGAACGCAATTGGCATTGTTCCAAATGAAAAAAAACGATATGAGAAAGACTTACTAATGAGATTTTTACAGAACAAAAATACcagattaaaattaaattaatataaaaaccAAATTCTCCTGTTCAAGTCACGACGTTAATGGGCCGTTGAAACTGGAATCCTGCATGTAGCAGTGGAAAATGAAAAGGAAAAGTGGATTCAATTTTTTGCGTTTTCAATTGTAGCAAGATAAGTCAtggatgattttttttataacatgTTTTTGGAGCAATAGACTACATTCTATTGGAATTGGAATTGGTAAAAAATAGATTCGAGATAAATATTTCTACTTCCAACTGTGAGCTTCATTTCCTTAATATCAAACACGGTGTATCTATAATTTACTATCACGGAAAAATTGAAGCCATACATATAACAAATTTTGAGGGAGTTTAGTAGAAAATAAAATCTTGCAAAGTCCACCGTCACCTGCGGACTTCCACGAGGAACGCATTTGCATAATTTATCAGAAAACGTACAGCTGCAACTAAAAATAATAACTTTCATCATGTTCTGAAGCTCTTTAACAGAATCGAAGAAATTCAACGAAAAGGCTTCTCTTTTTTCCAGAACCAGATCATGCCAAAACACAAAACACATATAGAAAAAAATGGAACCGCGAAACTTCTAGGTAATTTCACTCACTTGATTTGCGACAAGTCCCTTAGGGTTTTTAAAGGGTGATTACAGTTGCAAACATTAGAATAAGCCTTGTATAGAGTCGAGTCCACATTGTCCGAAATTCCCTTGGCACCCTGGGCCATTTCTTTTCGCTTGTTCCACAGATACGCCGCCAGTTCCTCGTTTTCTGAGCATGCAACTTGCTTCAGATTCTCCATGTCCTCAAAGGTTTTATGGCGCCAGGAGGGATTGACTGTGTTTGCTTCGAATTTGTGGGACAGGGAAACCGAATGCTGTACAGGGAAATTCCAGGCCTGTTGGAAATCTCATTACCGCCCCATATTTTTAGttcaatttcaaatttctcTGTTGACGTTTTGTAACTtttgttttgttattttattcgaGGCTCATGATTTCCCCCAAATTTTGTTAAACCCTAGCCTTAGaacttttgattttatttgtttgGTTAAGTGCCTTCGAAGTTTGAAAAATGAACCGTGGATGTTTGGACAATGAACAAGAAGGCTGGTGGAATAAGCACAGATGAGATTTATAAGTATGAATCTCGAGCTTTGGTTTAATCCATATCAATAGATAAATAAATCGAACGTTACGCTTCAAaagaatgaatttaataaaGGTAGAATATACTTTATGGTCGATCGAAGGTATGTCTTACACTCTACTATGAGTAAGGAGTAATTCGTGGCTTCAAAGATGACTCTCTGACCTTTACTATTGTTATAAAGTTGTCGTGAACTGTATATATTGGACCATTTACTCAATATTGTACGAAAAAGTTCCGGAAGTTACGAAGGAAAGTTCGAGCTCATATTGGTCATGGGTTGAGAACGAGAATTGAAATCTAAGTATAAATCAGtctattatattataaaatcgAATGACATATTTCATAAAccgaaaataataatatataaaaggcaaatatttgtgtgagacggtctcacgggtcatattttgtgagacggatctttatttgggtaatctatgaaaaaatattactttttatgctaagaatattactttttatgatgaatatgagtagggttgacccgtctcacagattgagatccgtgagacgatctcacatgagacctactctatatAAAATGTGATACGTGtgcatttttttatttagtatATACGAAGCCCGAAGCCACTAGCCGAGGCGATTCCGCATGTCCATCATCAATTCCGCCAATCTGCTCACCCTGCTCTTTAATTGAAAACCCTTGATCAAATCTCCGCCACTTGCTTCATCCATAGCCAACTTACTGCCTTGCAGTACCTTTCCTGCACGCTATTTTGTCTTCATTTTCCCCACTCCACTCCATACTGGCGTCTGCCTCTTTCCTCGTTTTCTTACTGGTTGTTCGTCCACGTCAGCCGCCGCCGCCGCTTGTGTCTGACATTCAACTGGGCTTTCTTTGGTCAGCGAATCCGGGgcttattattaaatattaaatttaggtACTAATTCCtgtatttgtattgttattttgggtcccattgtttttgtttttcttgtatGTTTTCTTTTAGTTTGCTTGTCCGTGTTTGATTTCCTCTTCACCTTTTCTATTGGTGTTGGAGGTCAGTCTTGAGTCTATGTTTGAGTTTCATAGGTTTGAGATGAGGTCAGTACTTTGAATTCACCTGCAGATTCAGTAGGCTAAAAAATTCTAGCTACTGGAATTCAAATTGAGCTCAAAAGTATTCGAATGCAAATGCATGTAATGTAGCAGTTAACTTTTATTATCCATGCTTAATTAGGTGCCTAGGGTTTCTATTTTTCGCTCCTAATAaccgtgatttttttttttttgaatttgagAATGAAGGACACTAGATTTGGCattttgaaatgaaattctTCAAGCAAGAAGtgatataatttaatataataatctTTATGAATCCCTGCAAGCACTTGAGAAATATTTGGCAGGAATGCCCTGCGATAGCTTGAATTTCTAACACAGTTATGTTAGTTGAGCCAAGAATGTTGGTATATTTAGAAAGATGGCATAAAAGACATGCATCGAGTTTGTTGAAAATTGTTCTCTTTTGTCgggtttattttttattttttgaatataGCTTTGATAAAATCGACTAGAAAAAGAGGAACCATAAAGTTTATTCCATACAGATACATGGTATTGTTAGGGATGACAATTTCTTCCAAACCCGACAGAGAATCTGATACCCGACCCGAGGAGGGTATGGAGGAGAGTTTTTACCCGATTAAATAAATAGTTACTCTTGTATGGGAATGGAGTTGGGTCTTAAAGAATTATACTCATACCCGACCTGTATAcccaattaaaattaatatatatgtgtgtgtgtgatttttTTGGCTATGATGTTAATTTTAATATGCTTTTGTTCAATTATATTAGTTGAATGTAATGAAGAAAATTATTAGTACAAAGTTTATGCTATTTTTGTTGGATGATGATGTTAGGATAAATTGTTTCTAATATTTTGTTATAATGTTTAATTtgctaatttttatttatttttgcataTTGTTCTCAATAATTTAGTAAATATCCACCACTTACTcgaaataattcaaatttgagAAAACATAATATAGGTGGTAATAGGATTTCTGGGTAGTGTATATATCCAATCCTCCGTCGATGAAATTGAATGGGATGTGGATGAATATAATAAATGAGGATTAGTATATGGAATCCTATCAACCTCCACTCATTGTCATCTCTAGTATTGTTTTTATTAGCTGAACTGAATCAATAGTCTATTCGTATATTTTTTGTCCACAATGATTGCTAGTCAGATTTCCATTCCGTACAAAGCAGAGTTATTTTTGATCCCATGTTTGATGATGTGTCAGATGAGTTTAGCAGCAGATTCTCCCGTGCACTCATCAAGCAGTGATGACCTTGCAGCATTTCTTGATGCGGAGTTGGATGCTATTTCTGATGCATCAGCAGATATTCAAGAAGTTGCCGAAGAAGAGGAGAATATTGATGATGTTGAGGAGGGAGATTTTGAATCGAAATTTGACAGGTATATTTTAGTTGAGAATTTTTGTTTACACGAGATTTTGGTTTTTCGTTGTCTCatgctttgattatagcatTCTGGTGCTAGGGATGTGACAAATATGAAGTTTGTGTTTTCAAAAGGAACCCGTCAAATCATGTGTGATATTTGTGCGTTGAATATGATGGATCAATGTGGTAGTCAAATGTTGAACTTCTAATAAATTGACTTGTGTTATAGGGGTATCAATTTTTTTCATTTCGTTTGAATTCTCTACCTCCCAATTGCCGCAAACATTGTCTTGAACAATTGATTTTTGGTCAAATGGGGTGGATGCAAGAGGATGCTCCAGTCTGTCTTTGTGTTTTTAGTTCAAACATTTCTAGTTGAAGTAGCATTTTGCAATAGAAGTTTCCAAAGCTTGCTCACGTGCTGAAAccatttttgaaatttatataaataactTTTTCATAGATCTTTCGGGGCTGTGCTCCCACTTGTGATGTTATACGTGATATCCAtgcttatttttattgttgtagaGCTAAAAGGCGCAAGGTGGAGTCATATGAAAATGTTGCTGATCTGCCGAGTTCCTCATCTCAAGGTGAACCAGTGCAAATCTCTAGCTGTAAATTTATGGTTAGATGCAATTTTGATGTCTCTTTAATTATTGATTTCATACTGTAAACAAGACACAGCTATTAAATGCaggtaaaatttatatttatttaaaacaactaataattaaaaaatgaattttaatattatttttaataataataaaataaactgCATATCAGCCGATAGAAAATAGAAGCATTCTGGGTTAAACTGGCACATCTTTCCTTGAAAGAAGATTGCTTGTGAGAGTTTTTTTGTGATTTATCGTCTTATGTGGTTGCCAATTTCATTTCCCTTTGGTATTATCACTATTGAGGTAGTGACGATATGTATTGGATGGTGTATATGTAATTTGAGGATAATCTATAATAGCTGAACCAGCAtaatttctattttatttatggaTATGTTACATCACTTTTTATTTTGGTTTACATTAGTCAAATGTAGTGATACTTTGGCATACATTTATTTTCAATCATTATCAACGCTCTTCTATTACATTTTGTGCAACTGCCTCAGGCACGTCCTCACACTTTCTACTTCTCTTGGCTGTATTTTACGCGTCATATTTAGATTCATTTGTTTGTCTGATTCTCCGAGCTTTGTAGAGAGCCTTTCTTTTTcgtttatagtttttttttttataacgaATGATCAATTCCTTGGTTCTGCTCGATTCCTGGAATGCAGGGTCATCTCCGAAGACGAATAAGTGCCTTCATCCTGGTGTCTATGCAGGAATGTGCATGAAATGCGGTATAAAAATGGATGACGAATCTGGTGTTGCATTTGGGTACATTCACAAggttaattttttgaaaaatattattatatcctGCAATATTTTATCCCTATAAAATATGATATGTAGAAGATGGTGCcactttgtgtgtgtgtgtgtgtcgctCCGAACTCAATTAAAATGTCACCATATTTCAGCTCCCAGTACCCTCTGGGAGTAAAAAGGATAAAAATATCCTttaatcaaaatcaaatctttATGTTTTCGGGACAATTTAATCCTCTATTAAGAAACTTAGCTCAAAGTTCAAGTCAAATAAATCAGCACTACCAAAATTTAAGTAATTACACAGGAATGAAATGTATTTATTCATCACAAAGTTGCTCAGGTTGTGGTAGCGCTAATTTGAATTCCTGCATGGCATTGGATCACTTTTCATAATGCTGTGATACAAAATTGAGAAATGGCAGTTTGAGTGAAAATGAAAGAAATAACTTCGAAAAATGTATTCTGTTAGTTTCATGCCACCATGTGCATACAGCAATTCCAAATGCTGTTTTTTTAATCTTTTCATTCTTGTTTTATTACGTTCGAGATATAGCATAATTGAACCCAATTTTCCTTTCCAAATCACTGTGTTCTAATTTTCTAAGTAATTTCATGTTTCATGCAGAACTTGAGGCTTGCCAATGATGAAATCTCACGTTTACGTGAGAAGGACTTGAAAAAGTTGCTACATCATAAAAAACTTTACTTGGTACTTGATTTAGATCATACATTGCTTAATTCAACTCGGCTTGTCGATGTCACTGTAGAAGAAGGATACTTAGTTGACCAAAGGGATGCTTTGCCAGGTAAAGTTTTTCATCAGCCTATTGTGGTTTTGTTTTGGTAATCTTTTTTTGTAGGTCCAAATTCTTGCATTTATATCTTGAGGCAATGGCTGTTAGTAACGATAGAAATAGTGTAGTAGTGTCATGCTTAAATTGATTACTTTTTGCTCGCAAACAATCATCTTCCACAATCAGTTCAATTTGTAACTTGGTGGAATTGAACATGTGACCCATAGTCTTGGTACTGATTGTAGAAGAAAGGAATAGAAGAATTTTCGAGGACAACGAAGAATTTACATAGAGTTGCTCGGAAAAAATAAAGATCAACATTGCAATGTGGATTGGCAATCATCATAATTTTAAGAACGTCTCGATTTTAGATTTAGTGAGAAATTGGGAATGTGTGTACCATTAAGACAAATTTGATGTTGTGCGTTTCATGACGAGAGTGGACCGCTAGTCCACTGTTGTACTCTTTCTTATTctattattaataaattatgtttcttataaaaaaatattaattatctgTCCATGCATTGAATTGCCATGTTAAAATTTGCCAAGTAACTCTCTCTCCAGGTTAAAGATAAAAAGATGGATCATTATACTAGACCACATTCTGTCTAGAACCAATTACTGGTTTTGAGTAGCATGATTTTTTCTCCCAACTTTAAGCCATTCCAATTTGTTAATTAACATTAAACTTATATCGTCTTTGTCATCAATTGAGATGGTTTAGAACAGTCAGTATGGCTATTTTATCCCAACAGTCCCTTGAAACTGGAAATATGTTGGGCATCATGTTCTGTTTCTCACTGCTTTGAACTTTAACCTGAGTTGGGCATTCGCTATCCCTTCAAGGGTTTATTACCGCTCTAGTTTCTTATACCGCTGAAAATCATGTTCTGTTTCTCACTGCTTTGAACTTTAACCTGAGtgtaattttctttatttttaattttcaagATACTTTGAAGAGAGATCTATTTAGACTGGAGTCGAT is a genomic window containing:
- the LOC140821940 gene encoding crossover junction endonuclease MUS81 isoform X1; this translates as MENLKQVACSENEELAAYLWNKRKEMAQGAKGISDNVDSTLYKAYSNVCNCNHPLKTLRDLSQIKGVGKWILKQMKGFFEADSDPAGDDLNIRGNKNKGPRRYVPQKNSVAYALLISLYRGTENDAEFMRKKELIDAAETSGLSRVPIAPEKAKGKGGHFGSSPRDWYSGWSCMKTLITRGLVVKSSCPAKYMLTEEGKEVARECLLRSGLTDPNKSLHSLEQHSNLNPGDLLRVEDLPASECDIVASSEKMVQPSTNLKKQKILHVPPEYLEKQFLGMGFSQQQIIRAYSEVTETSQTKEISSLWPSVLCRLREDEIYGRAGFCASENVETRTISTSSNQKSSIVHDLGRNSYTMKACSSTDHAMNKLSVQELESKSNTLAVPPLTLGEKFGDVYEVVLILDNREQFATQGSRSRKIIDGICSQFQIKIEIRRLPVGDCIWVAHHKYFHTEYVLDFIVERKKVDDLRHSIRDNRYKDQKLRLLRCGLKKMIYLLEGDPNSSEASESIKTACFTTEILEGFDVQRTSGLADTLRKYGFLTQAINQYYRSLDPELKNHSFCLPFDEFIKRCEELDKMRVSDVFAVQLMQVPHVTEDVALAVIDLYPTLLSLAHAYSILDCDISAQEEMLTKQSNNLINAQASKNIYQLIWGD
- the LOC140821940 gene encoding crossover junction endonuclease MUS81 isoform X2; the encoded protein is MENLKQVACSENEELAAYLWNKRKEMAQGAKGISDNVDSTLYKAYSNVCNCNHPLKTLRDLSQIKGVGKWILKQMKGFFEADSDPAGDDLNIRGNKNKGPRRYVPQKNSVAYALLISLYRGTENDAEFMRKKELIDAAETSGLSRVPIAPEKAKGKGGHFGSSPRDWYSGWSCMKTLITRGLVVKSSCPAKYMLTEEGKEVARECLLRSGLTDPNKSLHSLEQHSNLNPGDLLRVEDLPASECDIVASSEKMVQPSTNLKKQKILHVPPEYLEKFLGMGFSQQQIIRAYSEVTETSQTKEISSLWPSVLCRLREDEIYGRAGFCASENVETRTISTSSNQKSSIVHDLGRNSYTMKACSSTDHAMNKLSVQELESKSNTLAVPPLTLGEKFGDVYEVVLILDNREQFATQGSRSRKIIDGICSQFQIKIEIRRLPVGDCIWVAHHKYFHTEYVLDFIVERKKVDDLRHSIRDNRYKDQKLRLLRCGLKKMIYLLEGDPNSSEASESIKTACFTTEILEGFDVQRTSGLADTLRKYGFLTQAINQYYRSLDPELKNHSFCLPFDEFIKRCEELDKMRVSDVFAVQLMQVPHVTEDVALAVIDLYPTLLSLAHAYSILDCDISAQEEMLTKQSNNLINAQASKNIYQLIWGD
- the LOC140821878 gene encoding RNA polymerase II C-terminal domain phosphatase-like 4 isoform X3, whose product is MSLAADSPVHSSSSDDLAAFLDAELDAISDASADIQEVAEEEENIDDVEEGDFESKFDRAKRRKVESYENVADLPSSSSQGEPVQISSWSSPKTNKCLHPGVYAGMCMKCGIKMDDESGVAFGYIHKNLRLANDEISRLREKDLKKLLHHKKLYLVLDLDHTLLNSTRLVDVTVEEGYLVDQRDALPDTLKRDLFRLESMQMMTKLRPFIHTFLKSASDMFEMYIYTMGERPYALEMAKLLDPGDVYFNSRIIAQGDCTQRHQKGLDIVLGQESAVLILDDTEAVWKKHNENLILMERYHFFASSSKHFGFNCKSLSELRSDESESDGALTTVLRVLLRIHSLFFDPGRDDNLVDRDVRQVLKRVRLPTCLYDKLLVICRYIVQ